One genomic region from Coleofasciculus sp. FACHB-1120 encodes:
- a CDS encoding retropepsin-like aspartic protease: protein MWKLSQSRTTLIVLSSSLAFGILGCNNDPATPPSPPAASAPATPAASASPVAAVASSAAVTKPAKPVSAAKPKASTAKPKASTASKKTPVNQPIKTGPDTYNEAIDTALGAIAISESAKSRDDWQLVASRWQEAIGLMKAVPTSSRNHAIAQKKLPQYQRFLASAQKQAAPPPKPKPIGPAIVNKPFFTVPIKRRQGDTIPVVDVTFDGKKKYEMFLDTGASKTLITRQMAYDLKVKPVGMANVKTANGVAGIYFGFVNSIQLGGNLVKDVLVGIGQPDLDIGLLGHDFYDGYDITIKKDVVEFRRQR from the coding sequence ATGTGGAAACTCTCTCAAAGCCGTACCACCCTGATTGTTCTATCCAGCTCCCTAGCGTTTGGGATTCTTGGCTGTAATAACGATCCAGCCACCCCTCCTAGCCCACCGGCAGCCTCAGCCCCAGCGACTCCTGCTGCTAGCGCAAGTCCCGTCGCGGCTGTTGCCAGTTCTGCTGCTGTTACTAAACCGGCTAAACCCGTCTCAGCAGCTAAGCCAAAAGCATCAACAGCTAAGCCAAAAGCATCAACGGCAAGTAAAAAAACACCCGTTAACCAACCGATTAAGACTGGTCCTGACACTTATAACGAAGCGATTGATACTGCCCTTGGCGCGATCGCGATTAGTGAATCTGCCAAAAGCCGAGATGATTGGCAATTAGTTGCCAGCCGATGGCAAGAGGCAATTGGGTTAATGAAAGCTGTGCCAACCTCTAGCCGCAACCATGCGATCGCTCAAAAGAAGCTGCCTCAATACCAGCGCTTTCTAGCCTCGGCTCAGAAACAAGCGGCTCCTCCGCCCAAGCCCAAACCCATTGGGCCTGCAATCGTTAACAAACCCTTTTTCACAGTTCCCATCAAACGCCGACAAGGGGACACGATTCCTGTTGTTGACGTGACATTTGATGGCAAAAAGAAATATGAAATGTTTCTGGATACAGGGGCAAGTAAAACGTTGATCACCCGACAGATGGCTTATGACCTAAAGGTGAAACCTGTAGGAATGGCGAACGTGAAGACGGCGAATGGAGTGGCTGGGATATACTTTGGGTTTGTTAATTCGATTCAACTGGGTGGGAATCTCGTCAAAGATGTGCTAGTTGGAATCGGACAACCCGACTTGGACATTGGGCTGCTAGGACATGACTTCTATGACGGCTATGACATCACCATTAAAAAAGATGTGGTGGAGTTTCGTCGCCAGCGCTGA